The DNA segment TCTTGTTGACACGTCATTATCAGAACCCTTAACTCCCACACCAAATCACACCGTACACGTCAGAAAAAAATGACTTTTTATCAGCATCAAAGTAAATTTTATATAATACCAACAAAATAAATAATGTTTAATAAATACAGCTTAAGGTGAATATCAATCAATTATAATTGTCAGCAAAACCCTTTGCATTTCATCTAATTGCAATACATATCCCCCCTGAAAAGCAGTGATTCTTCCGCGGACACAGCTCTATGACTGTCTGCAAATATTACTTGGGCTTGACGTCCAACCGACATTTCTCACACTGCTATGACCACTCGACAGGATAGAAAACAAGATAGCTGCAGCCCGGCTGCCAGCTTCTGAAACAGAACATGCGCCATACGACAATTGATAATCGGGAACTTGAAATGAAGCAGGAGGGTGTCTTGTGCTCGACGGGTTGACCCCCACCGCAACGATATGGCAATGAACCTCACCTATAGCGGCTTCGAAGTGCTGGCCAAAATTGTTCAGAACATTTCTGACACGCACTGCGAGGGCAAGCTCGCGCTCGTTCTGAAGGGGGGGAGGGGTGGGGAACACCCTTTCTTCACTGGCCAAAGGCGTTCACGCGGTGCTTTAGGTGCTGACGGGTGGCGACGTGCCCGAACTCTGGGAAGCGGGCGTCAAGGAAGCAGAAGAAGCCGCAGAATTCCACCGGTCGGCTTTCAGCGGCGAAAAATAGATTTTTAGCCTAAACCACTTAAAATTTCGCTGTAGCTCTTCCATCGTCAAATGACTGTTGTCATTGGCTGGCGTCGTTCCGGGAGTCATCGGTATACTTATTATTTGATGTATTAACTCATTTTTTTACAGCGACGGTTATCATGTCCCTATTTCCAAAAGACGACGGCGAAAGCAGTCTCTTTACCTCCCGTACCGATCCGCATAGCCCCTTTGGGACCTTCGCCCGCTACAGTTTCGAGCTGGAAGGCAAATTATGGCCGTCAGTGGAGCATTATTTTCAGGGTATGAAGTTTACAGATGACGTCCACAAGGAACAGGTGCGAAACGCCAAATCACCGACTGAGGCTCGCAAACTGGGCCGCCAACGCCGAAAGAGTTTCCGCAGTGACTGGAAGCGAGTGCGTGAAACCGTTATGACCCGGGGCGTCTACACCCGTTGCCGCACTCACCTTGAGCTGACAGAAGCGCTTCTCAACACCGGCGACCAAAAGATTCTGGAAAACAGTAACTTCGATTATTTCTGGGGCTGCGGGCGGGATCGCCGGGGCGATAACAAGTACGGCATCGTGTTGATGAACGTTCGGGCCAAGCTGCAGGAAGAGCGGGCGAGCAGTCGTTAACCCTCTTTTTCGATCATTCCAACAATCTCATGAGACGTCTGCATCATGGGCTCAAAATGCGCATGCTCCCCTGCGGTCAGAACCGACACATGTCTAACCTGATAAACCGCATAGCCGGTCAGTAAAAAGAGGATGCCCGCCATATAAAGCGGCATACCCTGAGTACCAACCAGATTCATGATAATGCCCGCAAACAAAGGCGCCAGGGCAGAACCGGCGCCATTCAACACCAGCATATCGGTTGATCCCGAGACCACCTCATCCGGGTGCAATTGGTCAAGCAACTGCGCCACACCCAGCGGACAAAGAGAAAACGACAAGCCGCCCCAGACAAAAAACGTAATCATCAACATCTTCTGGCTTTGCGCCAGCGGCATTATCAAACACATCACCGCAGCCAGAGCTGAAACACAGATAAGAACCTTGCGGCGATCATGGGTGTCGGAAAAGCGGCCGCGCTCTTCCTTGGCGACTCGGGTATTGAGCCAGCTTTCAGTAACTGTCATCAGAGTGACAAAAGCGATGCCGTAGCAAAATCTCAACAGTAGCCAGACCCAGGGATTCATCCAAATGACACGCAGGAGCGCGATGGTGGCGCAGAGTGCCGCGCAGAAGGCAAAAGTGCGGATATGCCCCATACGCCGGATCAAGCGACCGCTGACGAATATGCCGCAAGCAAAGCCGACGAAGAAGCCGGACATAATAAAACCAATCCAGATTGTTGAAAACTTCTGACCGTCGGCGGTCACAGCCAGCAACGTGTTGAGCAGACCACTGCCGAGCTATAATAGTGCGACACTGCCCAGAATCGCACCAATGGGGCGCATCAGAGACCAAATAGGAACCTCCTACCTTAGACTTGCGTTTGGGGCGTGTTGCCCGCGACCCGCAAGCACTTGGGGATTATTCTTGCCTTTACGCTCCGCCGCGGTGATCACGTGTGAGCTGCGAATATTGCAAGAGCTAGGCCATGCACCTAAATATCTGTATCCCTCTGATAAAACTGGGTATTTTCGAAATCTATGAACAGAATACCGGTGTTGCCGCCGACTTCCGGTATGAAAACTGCATTAATAGTTTATAGGGTCCCCTAGTTCAGCAAAGCTTTGCCCACGCTAGTGTTCCATCTCTACGCCATGTTTTGCTGAACTCCTGGACATAAGGAAAGACGTATACAGGAGTATAAAATGCTACTCGCCACCGACCTTGACGGTACTTTTCTCGCGGGTGATCCGGAAAATCGCCTCAAGCTTTATCGACTCATCGTTGCTCACCCCGAGATCGATTTAGTGTTTGTAACCGGTCGAGGGCTGGAAGCCGTACTACCCCTGCTGTCCGATCCGACGATTCCGCAGCCCGACTACATTATCTGCGATGTCGGCTGTACCGTGGTTCATGGCGCGTCACAACAAGCTATCCAGCCACTGCAGGGCGAAATCGACGAGCTTTGGCCAGGTGAGCAAGTTGTGGAGCGCGCGCTGTCCTCATTTGAAGGCTTGCAGCGTCAGGAAGTCCCTCAAGAGCGCCGTGTCTCTTACTTCTGTGACAACGATCTGGTCAGCGAAGACATGCTGGCACGCGTCAGCGCATTATCTTGTGATGTATTGTTTTCCGCGGGCAAGTACCTGGACATACTTCCGCAGGGCGTCAACAAGGGACGCACACTGTCCCGTCTGATTGAACACCTAGGGGTAGACCCGGAATCGGTTTTGGTTGCTGGTGACACCCTCAATGACCTGTCGATGTATCAACACGAATTCAAGGGTGTCTGTGTCGGTGAGTCCGAGGCCGGGCTGCTGGCAGCAACCGAGCATCAGGCGCGAGTACTTCATGCCGGAGCATCGGGCTGCGGTGGCATTCTGGAGGCATTCGAACATTTTGGTTATCTGGGCCAGATGGGCATTGAAGCCGAAATTCCGGATTACATGAACAGGGGCAAATCTGACCTGGTAATTGTTTACCATCGCCTACCCTATGAAGAAGTGATTGAGAATGGGGAGTTGATTCGACGTCGGCCCAAATCGCCCAATGGCATCATCCCCACACTGCTGAGTTTCTTCTCCGATGGCAAAGCAGGTTCGTGGGTCGCCTGGTCAGTTGACGATCCCGATCTCGGCCCCTTCCAGACCCACACCGAAGTGGATACCAGCCGCTACGAAAAACTGGTCGCGGCACGAGTAGCACTGAGCGAAGAAGACGTTGAAATCTTTTACAAACGATTCTCGAAAGAAGCCTTCTGGCCGACCCTGCACACCTTCTGGGAGCGGGCCACGTTCCGCGATGACCACTGGCAGGTGTACCTCAAGGTCAACAGGTTGTTTGCCGGGCGCGCCGCCGAAGAAGCGGCGGAAAACGCCGTGGTCTGGATTCACGATTACAATCTTTGGATGGTACCGGCCTATTTACGCGAGATGCGGCCAGACCTCACCATCGCCTTCTTCCATCACACCTACTTCCCGTCAGCCGACGTGTTCAACGTTCTGCCCTGGCGCCGTGAAATCATCGGCAGCCTGTTGCAGTGTGACCACATTGGTTTTCATATTCCCCGGCAAGCCGAAAATTTTGTGGATGTGGCAAGAGGAGTCACACCGCTTGAGGTCACCCAAAAAATGGGCTGTGCACCGCGCTTTCTGACCTATGGCTGCGCGGTCGGTCTTGATGAAATGAGCACCGAAATCACAGTGAATGACCGCAAGATCGGGCTGGGTGCGCACCCGGTCGGACTTGACCTGAATCGCGTTCGTACCGCCCTGTCTGACCAGAGTGTCATCGCGCAAATGGAAACACTGCGTGAAGAGTTCAAGGATGTCCGGCTAATTCTGTCGGTGGAGCGTCTCGACTTCACCAAAGGCATTATTGAAAAGCTACAGGCTTATGAGCGCATTCTGAACGAGCATCCTGAACTGAAAACCAAAGTCACCCTCATGCTGATCTGCGTGCCGGCGGCGGCCGGAATGACTATTTACGAGGAATTGCTGTCGCAGATCGAACAAACGGTGGGGCGCATTAACGGGCAGTTTGCACAGGTCGGGTGGACCCCGGTACAGTTCTTTTTCCGCGCCCTGCCCTTTGAAGAGCTGGTGGCCTATTACACCATAGCCGATGTGATGTGGATTACGCCGCTGCGGGATGGCCTGAACCTGGTCGCAAAAGAATACATCGCAACCCAGGGCTTAACCCAAGGCAGTGGCGTACTGGTGCTGTCTGAATTTGCCGGCGCTGCGGCAGAACTGCGCGGCGCCATTCTGGCGAACCCGCACCACCCGCAGGACCTGGCCGATACCTGCTACTACGCGTTGGCAATCAGCCGAAGTGAAGCCCGGAATCGACTGAGCGAAGCCTTCGAAGTGGTTTGCCGTTATGACATCGAGTATTGGGGGCGGGAGTTTATCAATGAGGTTGAACGGCGACGCACAACAAAATTAAACAAGATTTCGGCCATAGGTCATCGCGCAGCCTGATCTGACCTTCACCCAATCCAGGAGCCAGACACATGCTGTTAAAAAATGCCGTGCAGCTGATTTGCTACCCAAACCGAATTGGCAATAACCTGAAAGACCTCTATACGGTGGTCGACAAACACCTGTCAGAGGCCATTGGTGGGCTGCATATCTTGCCGTTTTTTCCGTCCAATGCCGATGGCGGGTTTTCGCCCTTGACTCACAAGGAAGTGGATCCGGACTTTGGTACCTGGGACGACATTGAAGCCTTCACGAAAAAGTACGACCTGTGTGTCGACCTGACGGTGAACCATATCTCTGACGAGTCTCCCGAGTTTAAGGATTTTATCGCCCATGGCTTCGATTCGAAGTATGCCGACCTGTTCGTTCATGTCGACAAGTTCGGCGAGATTTCTCCGGATGACATGGCCAAGATTCATATCCGCAAAGAGAAAGAACCCTTCCGGGAAGTGACGCTTGCGGATGGCACAAAAACCCGGGTCTGGTGCACCTTCACCGAGCAGCAGATTGACCTTAATTACGAGTCCGACCAGGCTTACCGCCTGATGGAAAGTTATATCGGCTTTCTCACCTCGAAAGGTGTAAACCTGCTGAGGCTCGATGCCTTTGGTTACACCACCAAACGTATCGGAACCAGCTGCTTTTTGGTGGAGCCCGAAGTTTATCGGATACTCGACTGGATTAACGAAGTGGCCCTGAAACACGGCGCGGAATGCCTGCCGGAAGTCCACGATCACACCAGTTATCAATACGCGATCGGCCGACGCAACATGCACCCCTACGGCTTTGCTCTGCCGCCCCTTTTGCTCTACTCGCTGCTGGACGCAAACAGCGTATACCTGAAAAACTGGCTGCGAATGTGCCCACGCAACATGGTGACCGTATTAGATACCCACGACGGAATCTGTATTCCGGATGTCGAAGGGGTGTTGCCGGATGAAAAAATTCGAGCGCTTATTGATAACATTGATGCCCGCAGTGCAGACCCGATCATGCGGCGCTCAGCGGCCAATATCCACAGCGTTGGTGCAATCTACCAGCTCACCTGCACCTTCTATGACGCGCTCATGCAGAACGATGACGCCTACATTGCCGCTCGGGCGATTCAGTTTTTCACACCCGGCATTCCGCAGGTCTACTACGTGGGGTTGTTGGCTGGATGCAACAACCACGAACTGATGAAACAAAGCGGCGAACTGCGGGATATCAATCGCCATTACTACACCCTGGACGACGTGGAACAACACATTCAGAAGCCCGTCGTGCAACGCTTACTGGCCCTGATGACGTTTCGTAGTAACTACCCTGCTTTTGATGGCCATTTTGAACTCAACTACTCCAACAATTCCAGCGTGGCCATGGCCTGGCGCCATGGAGACTATTACTGCCATCTGTTTGTCGACCTAAACTTTAATACCGTAAAAATCGGGTATTACGACCTCGACACCGCACAAATGGAAAAACTTGCGTGTTAACGGAGTCTGCGCTGATTTTCTGATAGGCCCCCGACGTGTTGCTGGCAGACTTCGCACAGCGATGACGCCAGATATGACATGTCGGCAATTTAATTATATTCTACCAAAACGACATTAACGGATGAATAGTTAAGTGCAACCGCATTGGCCCCTCCTCTTTCTTCTGACCGTGGTAAACCTGACACCGTGCGCGCTGGCTGAATCAGCGACCGATGACGGATCAGTGCCGGTCATTGACGCTCGAACCGTGTTCCAGGGCGCAATGGTCAATCAGATGGCGTTTCTCGCCGAGCAAGACGAGGCGCTCTCCGTTGGCGCGGTTCAGTCCCTGATCCGCAGGAATCCCGCTGTCTTGACGTATCCTGAGTCCAGCGTGTTAACCAGAGGCATCAATTCCGGTGCGATCTGGCTGGTGGCAAATGTTCTCAATCCGACCGATGACCCCATTTTGCGCCGCGTGTCCGTCAGAACAGGCTGGTTGGAACAGGTCGACTTCTTTTTCATCGCAGAAGGCCAGCTGCCACAGCGCTTTATTGGTGGCGATCGTATTCCGCTAAATCAGCGCTCCTTCGCCAAACGCATACCCAGTGCCGACTATCCGTTTCCGCCCGGCGAGACACGTCTGTTACTGCGGATTGAGACAGCGGACCCAATGGTGGTGCCACTGTATTTTTCCAGTGTTGCGGCCAGCCACCGTCGAGAGCAGTCAGAAACGGCGTTCTACAGCTTCATTTACGGCGTCATGTTTGCACTTTTGGCCTGCAGCCTGATGCTGTTCGCCGGCCTTCGGCAGCGGCGTTATCTGTTCTACTCGCTCTACACCGGCAGCTTTGTCGCTATGACCGCGTCCTACAACGGCATCGGCATGGCCCTACTCTGGCCCGAGGCGGTGGGCTGGCAACAATGGGCGCCCCCCCTGCTGATGTTGTGTTTCGCCAGCTCCGGCTTGGCGTTTGCGACGAATTTTCTGAGCACCAAACGCCGCCAACCGCGGCTCCACAAAACTTTCCAGACAATTGGCGTGGCTTATTTTGCGCTCTTTGTTGTCTTTTTCGCTTTGGGCGAACAAGGCCTGGCGCTGCGCCTGGCATTCCTGGTTGCGCCTTTGTTCAGTGTACTGATGCTCTACATGAGCGTGTCGAGCTGGGTGGCGGGTAATCAATTCGCACGCTATTTCATGCTGGGCACATTAGCCTCCGTTGTTGGTGCTTCGATTACGGCCTCAACGGTAACCGGCATGATTCCTTATACCCAGCTTGGCTACTACGCCGTGGACATCGGCATGGTAGTGGATGCCATACTTTTGATGTTAGCGCTGGCCGATCTGGTTCGTAAAAACGAAGAAGCCAGGACAGCAGCCGAGCAAAATGCCCAGACTGACCTGCTGACAGGCCTGAGCAATCGGCGCGGTTTTCTGCCTGTCGCCGAATCACTCTGGAGCCTGGTCACACGCAAAAACAGAAACGTCTGTGTGGCTATGATCGATATTGACCGTTTCAAAAGCATCAATGACCAGTATGGCCATGCCGTCGGCGACAAGGTCTTGAAGGTCATTGCTGACGAGCTTTATAGATCGCGGCGCCGCGGCGACCTCTTGGCCCGCTGGGGAGGTGAGGAATTCACTCTTTTGTTGCCGGAAACGAGCGAGGCGGAAGCCCTCAAAGTGGCCGAACGTTTCCGCCACAATGTTGAGCAGTTGGTGACCAATGACCGTGGCAAGGTGATTCAATGCACCATCAGCATTGGTGTCGCCAGCCGTCATTCCGAACATGTCACCTTGGACCAAGCTATTGCCAAGGCCGATGAGGAGCTCTACCGGGCCAAGCTGCAAGGGCGCAATCAGGTCTCCTTTAGCCGCATGTCAGGCAAGTCCGTGGAAAACCCGCTGCCCGCCGACTGACGGTCCTTCCGGCTCCCTTGAGCCACGCGACGAGTCACTTGTTGGGCAGAACGGCCCCAATGGATTCAAAACGGGTTTATTTACTGCCCCAAATTTTTGCTACCGCGCGGTTGCTCCCTAGTAACCCAACCACTTCACATACAAGCCCAATCACAAAAAATACGAGAAAAGGAATAAGCCCACCCAGTTGTGATGAGATGACTGCTAATACCGCTGAAACTGTTGATAGGGCTAAAAACAACACGCCCATAGCAATGAGTATCTTTCGGTGTGATGCCTCATAACGATACTCGCCGTCACCAGATTCAAATATGCGGAGTATGGGTTGGAATATTCTTTTCACTATTTTTTCCATAAAGCGATGCTCATAAAGTTTTCCGTCAGAATTACTTGCCGCAATGACGCGCAGGTAACGATGTCCGCATGCCACTGAGTGGTGTTTTGTCCAGTACTTACAGCAGGGCAGGCGTTGATTTCCATGCTCAATCCAAGCTATTTTTTGAGTCACTAACGTGCCGTGGCAAAGCCAATCCGCCATATTCAGAATCAAAAAGACTGGCGCATCACGTCTTCTATTGTCGCAGTAGACAACACCACAGGATTGGCCTTCATGGAGGAAGAGCCGGCCGCTGCCTGTGAGGCTGGAATAATGTGTTCCTCCGTCACTCCGATCGACGCCAGCCCGGGTAATCCACTCTGAACAATCCATTGCCGAAAACGCTGCAATGCTTGGCCTCTGGAGGTCTCAAATACGTCAGCAATCCAGTCAATCACCCGGTCGACACGAGCGATCTGGTCAGCTTCAATCACGTTATCGCGGTTAGCAGCGATGCCAGCTGGTAACAATGCCCCGCATATCGCGCCATGCGGCGCACCGCATAATCCGCCTAACGGGCCAGCAATACCGTGAACAACACCCAGTCCAGAGTTCGCGAGCGCAAGACCACCGAAGAGGCTAACCTGAGCCAGCGAGTCACGTGCTTCTTCGGATTCCCTGTCCATAAGTTGCTTTAGCGCCCGCAGCCCCTTGGGAATAGCCTCCCTACACAACATGTCCGTAAACAGATTTGAACGCGACGATAAATAGGGCTCGATTACCTGAGTAACCGCGTCTAGCCCCGAGTATAAGCTGACCTGCCGAGGGCAGTTGTCGGTTAGCGCAGGATCTATCAAAGCAAGATCCGGGAGTAACTGGTTATCCCTGAGACTCACCTTGCGCTGGGCTTCCGGAATATTAATAACAGCGTTTCGAGTGACTTCTGCACCGGTGCCAGAGGTGGTCGGAACCAGAATCAACGGTAGGCGTTTGGCTGACAGTGGCAACTCGCTTCCGACGACCTCCAGATGGCTCATCAACTCTGTCTGACTGGGCAGCATAGCGGCAAGTACTTTAGCGGCATCCATGACAGAGCCACCGCCGATTCCGAGCACCAGATCTATACCCAGCAATTTTCCTTGATCAATGGCCGCCATCAGCGTTTGCAGGTCTGGCTCTTTTTCGATGGACAGCGCTTGCACGATATCGATGCTCTGCAATGACTCGAAGACACCAGAGAGCCTACCTGGATTTCTACCATGCACCACCAGCACTCGCGAACCCAGTTTTGCCGCCCGGTCGTTTAGTTGGGCTATGTGCCCCCGCCCGAACAGTATCTCTGTCGGGGTTACCAGGTTAAAGGCGCCTATCATAGAAGGTATCGTCCTGAATAAAAGAGAGATTCCACTCGCGTTAGAACCTGGAGGAATACATAACAGAAAGACTAAAAATCGCGCCCTGTAAAGTGAGGGGCGCTCGACGCTCTAAAGATTTCCTGATACTGCCATTCTGAGGCTTAACGCTGAAGCGAAGGAAGCACTGCGCCCACTTGGTAAGCTCTTATCCTTCACCAACCAAACCTTGCAGATAACCCACTTAATTGACGGGCTACGCAGTGCGAGGCGCAAACATGATGATGGCCATGCCCAAAAGTGCCACCGCAGACCCCACTATGTCCCATGTTGTTGGTCGAATTCCATTGACTGTCCACAGCCACAAAATCGCCATAAAAATATAAACACCACCATAGGCTGCATACACCCTGCCCGCTGCAGCCGGGTGTAGCGACAACAACCAGACGAACGCCATCAAACTCAGAGCGCCAGGGACCAGAAGCCAGATTGTTTTGCCTTCCCGAAGCCAAAGATACGGCAAATAGCAGCCGAGAATTTCCGCTAATGCAGTGATGATAAAAAGGCCAAAAGTCTTCAATTCAGGCAAATCACTTACTCCTTGGCCGCGGCACACCTTACGCATCGGGCAATCTGGTTTTTTAATGAAAACAACATGAATAATATGACCTTCATACTGCTCAATTCTTTTATGCGCTGAACAACACGGCTACCCCAC comes from the Marinobacter psychrophilus genome and includes:
- a CDS encoding sensor domain-containing diguanylate cyclase produces the protein MQPHWPLLFLLTVVNLTPCALAESATDDGSVPVIDARTVFQGAMVNQMAFLAEQDEALSVGAVQSLIRRNPAVLTYPESSVLTRGINSGAIWLVANVLNPTDDPILRRVSVRTGWLEQVDFFFIAEGQLPQRFIGGDRIPLNQRSFAKRIPSADYPFPPGETRLLLRIETADPMVVPLYFSSVAASHRREQSETAFYSFIYGVMFALLACSLMLFAGLRQRRYLFYSLYTGSFVAMTASYNGIGMALLWPEAVGWQQWAPPLLMLCFASSGLAFATNFLSTKRRQPRLHKTFQTIGVAYFALFVVFFALGEQGLALRLAFLVAPLFSVLMLYMSVSSWVAGNQFARYFMLGTLASVVGASITASTVTGMIPYTQLGYYAVDIGMVVDAILLMLALADLVRKNEEARTAAEQNAQTDLLTGLSNRRGFLPVAESLWSLVTRKNRNVCVAMIDIDRFKSINDQYGHAVGDKVLKVIADELYRSRRRGDLLARWGGEEFTLLLPETSEAEALKVAERFRHNVEQLVTNDRGKVIQCTISIGVASRHSEHVTLDQAIAKADEELYRAKLQGRNQVSFSRMSGKSVENPLPAD
- the gtfA gene encoding sucrose phosphorylase, encoding MLLKNAVQLICYPNRIGNNLKDLYTVVDKHLSEAIGGLHILPFFPSNADGGFSPLTHKEVDPDFGTWDDIEAFTKKYDLCVDLTVNHISDESPEFKDFIAHGFDSKYADLFVHVDKFGEISPDDMAKIHIRKEKEPFREVTLADGTKTRVWCTFTEQQIDLNYESDQAYRLMESYIGFLTSKGVNLLRLDAFGYTTKRIGTSCFLVEPEVYRILDWINEVALKHGAECLPEVHDHTSYQYAIGRRNMHPYGFALPPLLLYSLLDANSVYLKNWLRMCPRNMVTVLDTHDGICIPDVEGVLPDEKIRALIDNIDARSADPIMRRSAANIHSVGAIYQLTCTFYDALMQNDDAYIAARAIQFFTPGIPQVYYVGLLAGCNNHELMKQSGELRDINRHYYTLDDVEQHIQKPVVQRLLALMTFRSNYPAFDGHFELNYSNNSSVAMAWRHGDYYCHLFVDLNFNTVKIGYYDLDTAQMEKLAC
- a CDS encoding iron-containing alcohol dehydrogenase; protein product: MIGAFNLVTPTEILFGRGHIAQLNDRAAKLGSRVLVVHGRNPGRLSGVFESLQSIDIVQALSIEKEPDLQTLMAAIDQGKLLGIDLVLGIGGGSVMDAAKVLAAMLPSQTELMSHLEVVGSELPLSAKRLPLILVPTTSGTGAEVTRNAVINIPEAQRKVSLRDNQLLPDLALIDPALTDNCPRQVSLYSGLDAVTQVIEPYLSSRSNLFTDMLCREAIPKGLRALKQLMDRESEEARDSLAQVSLFGGLALANSGLGVVHGIAGPLGGLCGAPHGAICGALLPAGIAANRDNVIEADQIARVDRVIDWIADVFETSRGQALQRFRQWIVQSGLPGLASIGVTEEHIIPASQAAAGSSSMKANPVVLSTATIEDVMRQSF
- a CDS encoding NADAR family protein, which produces MSLFPKDDGESSLFTSRTDPHSPFGTFARYSFELEGKLWPSVEHYFQGMKFTDDVHKEQVRNAKSPTEARKLGRQRRKSFRSDWKRVRETVMTRGVYTRCRTHLELTEALLNTGDQKILENSNFDYFWGCGRDRRGDNKYGIVLMNVRAKLQEERASSR
- a CDS encoding YnfA family protein, with product MPELKTFGLFIITALAEILGCYLPYLWLREGKTIWLLVPGALSLMAFVWLLSLHPAAAGRVYAAYGGVYIFMAILWLWTVNGIRPTTWDIVGSAVALLGMAIIMFAPRTA
- a CDS encoding MFS transporter translates to MLNTLLAVTADGQKFSTIWIGFIMSGFFVGFACGIFVSGRLIRRMGHIRTFAFCAALCATIALLRVIWMNPWVWLLLRFCYGIAFVTLMTVTESWLNTRVAKEERGRFSDTHDRRKVLICVSALAAVMCLIMPLAQSQKMLMITFFVWGGLSFSLCPLGVAQLLDQLHPDEVVSGSTDMLVLNGAGSALAPLFAGIIMNLVGTQGMPLYMAGILFLLTGYAVYQVRHVSVLTAGEHAHFEPMMQTSHEIVGMIEKEG
- the ggpS gene encoding glucosylglycerol-phosphate synthase, coding for MLLATDLDGTFLAGDPENRLKLYRLIVAHPEIDLVFVTGRGLEAVLPLLSDPTIPQPDYIICDVGCTVVHGASQQAIQPLQGEIDELWPGEQVVERALSSFEGLQRQEVPQERRVSYFCDNDLVSEDMLARVSALSCDVLFSAGKYLDILPQGVNKGRTLSRLIEHLGVDPESVLVAGDTLNDLSMYQHEFKGVCVGESEAGLLAATEHQARVLHAGASGCGGILEAFEHFGYLGQMGIEAEIPDYMNRGKSDLVIVYHRLPYEEVIENGELIRRRPKSPNGIIPTLLSFFSDGKAGSWVAWSVDDPDLGPFQTHTEVDTSRYEKLVAARVALSEEDVEIFYKRFSKEAFWPTLHTFWERATFRDDHWQVYLKVNRLFAGRAAEEAAENAVVWIHDYNLWMVPAYLREMRPDLTIAFFHHTYFPSADVFNVLPWRREIIGSLLQCDHIGFHIPRQAENFVDVARGVTPLEVTQKMGCAPRFLTYGCAVGLDEMSTEITVNDRKIGLGAHPVGLDLNRVRTALSDQSVIAQMETLREEFKDVRLILSVERLDFTKGIIEKLQAYERILNEHPELKTKVTLMLICVPAAAGMTIYEELLSQIEQTVGRINGQFAQVGWTPVQFFFRALPFEELVAYYTIADVMWITPLRDGLNLVAKEYIATQGLTQGSGVLVLSEFAGAAAELRGAILANPHHPQDLADTCYYALAISRSEARNRLSEAFEVVCRYDIEYWGREFINEVERRRTTKLNKISAIGHRAA